The genomic stretch GGCATGGAGGACACGATCACGTACGCCAAGGGGCGCCCGGTGGAGTCCAACATGCAGCTGGTCGCCCGCGCGGTCGGGTTCGCCCAGCTCGCACAGCGTCCGCCGATGACCACCGCCGACGCGCGCGAGCTGCTCGGAATGTAAGGGGATAACTCCCCGCCGTTGCTGTACACCCCGGAGGTGGCGTCCCTGTTCACCCCGGTGCCGACCTGCCCCGCACCGTCGGTACCGTCCACGTTGTGGGAGAGACGTACGAGGGCGGCGCGGCCCTCGCCGAGGTGGTCCGGTCCGGCTTCGTGGAGGGCGTACACCGGGGTTCGGTGGTGGTGCTCGACGCCGGCGGTGCGGTGGTCGCCGCCGCGGGCGACGTGACCTCGCCGGTCTTCCCGCGTTCGGCGAACAAGCCGATGCAGACGGTCGGGATGATCGGTGCCGGGCTGCCGCTGACCGAGCCAGCCGACCTGGCCCTGGTGTCGGCCAGCCACGCGGGGGAGGAGTTCCACCTGGCCCGGGTGGCGGGGCTGCTCGCCACCGCCGGTCTCGACGAGGACGCGCTGCACTGTCCGCCGGAACTGCCGGTCGGTGAGCAGGCCCGCGAGGCGGCGCTGCGGGCCGGCGGAGGTCCCACCCGCCTCCAGATGAACTGTTCCGGCAAGCACGCCGGGATGTTGCTGACCTGCCGGGCCGCCGGTTGGCCGGTGGACGGGTACTGGCGTCCCGAGCACCCGCTCCAGCAGCGGCTGCGGGACGCGGTTGAGGAGTTGACCGGTACGCGGGCCGTGGCGGTCGGTGTGGACGGGTGCGGCGCGCCGGTGCTGTCGACGTCGCTGACCGGGCTGGCCGGGGCGTACCTGCGGCTGGTCACGGCGGAGGAGGGCACGGCCGTGCGCGCGGTGGCCGACGCGATGCGCGGGCACCCGGAGATCGTCGGCGGCACCGAGGCCGACGACACCCGGCTGATGCGTGGCGTACCGGGGCTGCTGGCGAAGGTGGGCGCGGAGGGTGTGATCGCGACGGCACTGCCCGGCATCGGCGCGGTGGCGTTGAAGATCGACGACGGCGCCGGTCGTCCCCGGATGCCGGTGCTGGTCTCCGCGCTGCGCCGGCTCGGCGTCGACGCGCCGGTGCTGGCGGAGTTCGCCGAGGTGCCTCTCTTCGGTGGCGGCCTGCCGGTCGGTGCCGTCCGTCCGCTCTGGTGACGCCTCGGCGGCCGCCGGCAGCCGCCGTCGCCCGCCGGCGGGTGACAGGTTAGGAAGGGTCCCCTGCTCTACCGCAGGCGTTAGCAGGGGACCCTTCCTAACACTGGGTCCCTAAGTACGACCGGTCGCGCGTGGGCGCAAACCCGGACGTGGAGACCTTGCTAACTCGGGCTAGCGTTTTGCTTGCAACGGCTAGCAGGGCCGGTTAGCGTGGAGACATGGCCACTTCCAAGGACCTTCCCGATGTCGGCGGGTTCATTCGTGACCTGCGGCGGAACGCGAAGATCTCGCTGCGGCAGCTCGCCGAGCAGGCCGGGGTGAGCAACCCCTACCTGAGCCAGATAGAGCGGGGCCTGCGTCGCCCCAGCGCCGAGGTGCTCCAGCAGCTCGCCAGCGCGCTACGGGTCTCCACCCCGGCGATGTACCTGCGCGCCGGGCTCCTCGACGACAAGGAGGGCCAGGGCGTGCTGGCGGCCATCGCGGTCGACCCGGACCTGACCATGGCCCAGAAGCAGTCCCTGACCCAGATCTACGAGACGTTCCGCCGGGAGAACGCCCGGCTCGCCGACGCGACCGCGGCAGCGGACGCCGCGCGGGAGGGCACCACCGGCACCGACATGGCCGGCGGGACGAACGCCGCGAACGACGTTCCCGATCTCACCTCGCCCGACGTGGCGAACCTGGCCGCCACCGGCCCCACCACCGCCGAGGGGTCGCCGACCGAGGCCGTACTGGAATCGGTCGCCGTGACCGAGGCCGGTCCGGCCCCCGCGCCGACCCGCACCCCAGCCAGGAAGACCGCCCGCACGGTGGTCCGCAAGGCCGCCGCCGCGGCCCAGGAGGAGAAGTCATGACCCAGCCGAAGACCGACCGCATTCCCGCCCCGATCTACGCTGCCGCCGGCGCCGGTGACCTCGCACTGCAGCAGTTGCGGCGACTGCCGACCGTGGTCGGTGAGCTGCGTGACCGGGTCGCCGCCGACGGTGGCCGGGTGGTGAGCGACCTCGGTGGCAAGGCCGTCGTCGCCGGGTTCGAGCTGCGCCAGAAGGCCAACGAGGCGCTGCGCAACGCCAACCAGACCGCCGGGTCGCTGCGGCAGAAGGCCACTCCGGTCGCCGACCTCAACCGGCTGCGTGAGGTGGCGGACCCGGCGAAGCTGCGCGAGGCCGCCGACGTGAACAAGCTGCGGGAGGCCGCCGACCTGGACCGGCTGCGCGAGCTGGCGACCCGCAACGCCGCCGTGGTCGTCGCCGGCGCCCACGCCGCCCAGGAGCGGGCGTTGGCCGCGTACGGTGCGCTCGTCGCGCATGGTGAGCGGGTCGTCGGTGCGGGCGTGGTGGATGCCGCCGAGACGGTGAACGCCGACATCGATGCCACCGACGCCACAATGGAGCCCGCCGCGATCGCGCCGGACGCCGAGCCGGCGCAGCAGCGCAAGCAGGCCGAGGCGCCCAGTCCGGCCGAGGTCGCCGAGATCGTGGAGGCCAAGCCGGCCGCC from Micromonospora craniellae encodes the following:
- a CDS encoding asparaginase, translated to MGETYEGGAALAEVVRSGFVEGVHRGSVVVLDAGGAVVAAAGDVTSPVFPRSANKPMQTVGMIGAGLPLTEPADLALVSASHAGEEFHLARVAGLLATAGLDEDALHCPPELPVGEQAREAALRAGGGPTRLQMNCSGKHAGMLLTCRAAGWPVDGYWRPEHPLQQRLRDAVEELTGTRAVAVGVDGCGAPVLSTSLTGLAGAYLRLVTAEEGTAVRAVADAMRGHPEIVGGTEADDTRLMRGVPGLLAKVGAEGVIATALPGIGAVALKIDDGAGRPRMPVLVSALRRLGVDAPVLAEFAEVPLFGGGLPVGAVRPLW
- a CDS encoding helix-turn-helix domain-containing protein, which codes for MATSKDLPDVGGFIRDLRRNAKISLRQLAEQAGVSNPYLSQIERGLRRPSAEVLQQLASALRVSTPAMYLRAGLLDDKEGQGVLAAIAVDPDLTMAQKQSLTQIYETFRRENARLADATAAADAAREGTTGTDMAGGTNAANDVPDLTSPDVANLAATGPTTAEGSPTEAVLESVAVTEAGPAPAPTRTPARKTARTVVRKAAAAAQEEKS